One window of the Zea mays cultivar B73 chromosome 3, Zm-B73-REFERENCE-NAM-5.0, whole genome shotgun sequence genome contains the following:
- the LOC109945335 gene encoding transcription initiation factor IIB: MSDSYCPDCKKQTEVAFDHSAGDTVCTESGLVLEAHSVDETSEWRTFANESNDNDPVRVGGPSNPLLTDGGLSTVIAKPNGAQGDFLSSSLGRWQNRGSNPDRSLILAFRTIANMADRYASPKLPFLRYSFDLVLSKYVVVCADF; this comes from the coding sequence ATGAGCGACTCCTACTGCCCCGACTGCAAGAAGCAGACGGAGGTGGCATTCGACCACTCGGCGGGGGACACGGTGTGCACCGAGTCCGGCCTCGTCCTCGAGGCGCACTCCGTCGACGAGACCTCCGAGTGGCGTACCTTCGCCAACGAGTCCAACGACAACGACCCTGTCCGCGTCGGCGGCCCCTCCAACCCGCTCCTCACCGACGGCGGCCTCTCCACCGTCATCGCCAAGCCCAACGGCGCCCAGGGCGACTTCCTCTCCTCCTCCCTCGGCAGGTGGCAGAACCGCGGCTCCAACCCCGACCGATCCCTCATTCTCGCATTCCGCACCATCGCCAACATGGCTGACAGGTACGCCTCTCCGAAACTCCCTTTCTTACGCTACAGCTTCGATCTGGTTCTATCCAAGTATGTAGTAGTTTGTGCTGATTTCTAG
- the LOC118476823 gene encoding protein ORANGE, chloroplastic-like has product MWTPCVGARPSRGERDSTIENTSKNKNVELVFSDEERDQELPDFSSFIPFLPPLSAANLKVYYATRFTIIVGIMVFGGFLAPIVSHSSQFWNH; this is encoded by the exons ATGTGGACGCCGTGCGTGGGTGCGAGGCCAAGCCGAGGTGAAAGAG ATTCGACGATTGAGAATACATCAAAGAATAAAAATGTGGAACTCGTATTTTCAGATGAAGAGCGTGAccaagaacttcctgatttttcaTCATTTATTCCATTCTTACCTCCTCTG AGTGCAGCTAATCTAAAGGTCTACTATGCCACACGTTTCACCATCATAGTTGGGATAATGGTGTTCGGTGGTTTTCTTGCACCAATCGTAAGTCACAGTTCTCAATTTTGGAACCACTGA